One Pantanalinema sp. DNA window includes the following coding sequences:
- a CDS encoding DNA recombination/repair protein RecA, whose protein sequence is NKVSPPFRVGEFDLMFGEGVSREGCVLDMAVEHEIVKKSGSWFSYGDGKIGQGRDGAKAFLQANPELFAEIEGLVRAKVFGAQEPELAGVR, encoded by the coding sequence AACAAGGTCAGCCCCCCCTTCCGGGTCGGCGAGTTCGACCTGATGTTCGGCGAGGGCGTCAGCCGCGAGGGCTGCGTGCTGGACATGGCCGTCGAGCACGAGATCGTCAAGAAGAGCGGCTCGTGGTTCAGCTACGGCGACGGCAAGATCGGCCAGGGCCGCGACGGCGCCAAGGCCTTCCTCCAGGCGAACCCCGAGCTCTTCGCCGAGATCGAGGGCCTGGTGCGCGCCAAGGTCTTCGGCGCCCAGGAGCCCGAGCTCGCGGGTGTCCGCTGA
- the rny gene encoding ribonuclease Y, producing MVALDAILLLLALAGLAVAGGLFHAASKRREAVDKALAEAEVRARELVAKADADAQNQHKALILEARDEALRLRRDAERELKEQQAEVSRRESRARQKEETLDARAEAVSRKGEELFARERELLALQEEAERLRESQLLELQRVAALGAEDARKLLLTKLEHELERESALMIKQAEQEARAIADKKAREIVTTAIQRCAVDHCVEGTVSVVTLPSDDMKGRIIGREGRNIRALESATGIDLIVDDTPEAVVLSSFDPVRREIARRALEALIADGRIHPQRIEEQVEKARRDVEAQMKEDGEAALLEVGVQGVHPELVKILGRLRYRTSYGQNVLAHSKEVCYIATMIAEELGANVQVAKRAALMHDLGKAVSHEMEGSHAVNGAAMAAKYGENPAVVHAIRAHHNDEEPATVEAVICLLADAISAARPGARRENIDIYVKRLQKLEEIASSFPGVERTFAIQAGREIRVMVQPEVVDDVMAHKIAREMASRIQSEMEYPGMIKVTVIRETRSTEFAK from the coding sequence ATGGTCGCACTCGACGCGATCTTGCTGCTGCTTGCGCTCGCCGGTCTCGCGGTTGCCGGCGGTCTGTTCCACGCCGCCAGCAAAAGGCGCGAGGCGGTCGACAAGGCCCTGGCCGAGGCCGAGGTCCGCGCCAGGGAGCTCGTCGCCAAGGCCGACGCCGACGCGCAGAACCAGCACAAGGCCCTCATCCTCGAAGCCAGGGACGAGGCGCTGCGCCTCAGGCGCGATGCCGAGCGCGAGCTCAAGGAGCAGCAGGCCGAGGTCTCGCGCCGCGAGAGCCGCGCCCGCCAGAAGGAAGAGACCCTCGATGCCAGGGCCGAGGCCGTCTCGCGCAAGGGCGAGGAGCTGTTCGCGCGCGAGCGCGAGCTCCTGGCGCTGCAAGAGGAGGCCGAGCGCTTGCGCGAGAGCCAGCTTCTCGAGCTGCAGCGCGTGGCTGCGCTCGGCGCCGAGGACGCCAGGAAGCTGCTCTTGACCAAGCTCGAGCACGAGCTTGAGCGGGAGTCGGCCCTGATGATCAAGCAGGCCGAGCAGGAGGCCCGCGCCATCGCCGACAAGAAGGCCCGCGAGATCGTCACCACCGCCATCCAGCGCTGCGCGGTGGATCACTGCGTGGAGGGCACCGTCTCGGTCGTCACCCTCCCCTCCGACGACATGAAGGGCCGCATCATCGGGCGCGAGGGCCGCAACATCCGCGCCCTGGAGAGCGCGACCGGCATCGACCTGATCGTCGACGACACCCCCGAGGCGGTCGTCCTGTCCAGCTTCGACCCGGTGCGCCGCGAGATCGCCCGCCGGGCCCTGGAGGCCCTCATCGCCGACGGCCGCATCCACCCCCAGCGCATCGAGGAGCAGGTCGAGAAGGCCCGCCGCGACGTGGAGGCCCAGATGAAGGAGGACGGCGAGGCCGCCCTCCTGGAGGTCGGGGTCCAGGGGGTGCACCCCGAGCTGGTCAAGATCCTCGGCCGCCTGCGCTACCGCACCTCCTACGGCCAGAACGTGCTCGCCCACTCCAAGGAGGTCTGCTACATCGCGACCATGATCGCCGAGGAGCTGGGAGCCAACGTGCAGGTCGCCAAGCGCGCGGCGCTCATGCACGACCTGGGCAAGGCCGTGAGCCACGAGATGGAGGGCTCCCACGCCGTGAACGGCGCCGCCATGGCGGCCAAGTACGGTGAGAACCCCGCGGTGGTGCACGCCATCCGGGCGCACCACAACGACGAGGAGCCCGCCACCGTCGAGGCGGTCATCTGCCTTCTGGCCGACGCGATCTCCGCGGCGCGCCCCGGGGCCAGGCGCGAGAACATCGACATCTACGTCAAGCGCCTCCAGAAGCTCGAGGAGATCGCGAGCTCCTTTCCCGGCGTCGAGCGCACCTTCGCCATCCAGGCGGGCCGCGAGATCCGGGTGATGGTCCAGCCCGAGGTGGTCGACGACGTCATGGCCCACAAGATCGCGCGCGAGATGGCGTCGCGCATCCAGAGCGAAATGGAGTATCCTGGCATGATCAAAGTCACGGTCATCCGGGAGACCCGTTCGACCGAGTTCGCCAAGTAA